TTTAGTTACAAAGGGAGTTTATGGGGTAACACATAACAAGTAACACATATTATGTAATCAGATGACcttttaagtaactagtaaagtaatgcattacttttaaatatctgagttactttttaaaataagtaacgcaagttactttgttttcttatttattcaCTGACACCTCTCCTGTCCCTGTGTGGAGAGAAATCACAGACCAGAGGCACTTCCTTTAGCCTGAGGGTTATCcatttcattttgggtgaaaaaAGGCCCTTACAGTTgccaaaaacataattttgaggtttctgttttatatacatatttatataaaaaaaaaagctaataagcAAGTCCAACCCATGTGGCAAAAAGTAACgcaacagtaatgcattactttcaatTTTCAACACAATAAGATACTTTCATGGATTAACATAATATTGTAATGcactacttttaaaagtaacttttctcAATATTGGGCAATGGTGACATGAATggttaacatgaactaaacacttctacagcatttattatttttatttaatgttaatgttattatataaATCAGCACTTTTATCTATTTACATGAATGCACTGATGTGAACTTGATCTCAAGTGTGTCTATTTTTTTACAGAGTctatttttattaacttaaattaacaagggtaaaaatatatatatatatatatataataaaatcattctcattgttcatgttaacttaTGTACTAACTGATGTTAACAAACAAAATCTTATTGTAGAGTATATCACACTAAGGGATCAAAAACTTAAGTCTTACGTGGCAAAATTGTGGCAAAAAACTTACAGTGTGTATTCTAAAATACAATAGGAAGAGACAATCAACGTGTGACTTACATTAGGGGAGGGGCAGGAATAGTCCAGACAGGATCGCAGAGATGGTGCACGGCAGTCACATGACTGGGCACACACTAAACAGTACTCGCAAGGAGAGAATCCTGCGCAGCAGTCTGAACACTGAGGATCACACTTGGCCTGCAAAGTCAGAGAGCTGTTACACAATGCAAAAATTACTCAAAAGAGAGAAGTGAGATTTAAACTGCCTTTCAGAACAAGGAAGCTGTGAAAAATCAGGCTACATCTGAGAAAGCTACTGAGACAGACAGGCTTCTGGATAGCAACAACTATAGATATTGATTCTAGGAGAATGTTCAGCAATTCGGCTCACAGTCCAGTTTTCTAAAGTTTCCTCAGAAGGAGGAAGTGATGATGCTGAAGTACCTTGAGACAGTGATGAAACCACAGCATCATCGCAAGGAAAATCATGTAGAGCCCCACAGAGATCATGATGATGGCAGGCAGCGGGAGGGAAAGAGCCCACACAGGAACAGCCTGACAGGGACATGAAACATCACTATAGCTCAATAAATTATTAGTACAGCTTATGGAGCAAAAGAGCATtggtttgtatttttaattagtaagtatttattgttttcataaataaacgttctagtagttttttttttcacatctcgGTAGGTTTTTAATCccaatgaaatatgaaatgttcTTATGAAATATATACTCTCATTATTAACTTTACGTCACAAATGGGACCTAAacacattattatatataatattaggcATGTACAGCAGCGTATAAGGCTGGGAAAGGGAACACCCATCTAAAATCACAGATCActaaatcagaaaataaatactacatgaacaaatcacactCTGAATTTAGTAACAGAGCTGAGAAAGCCTAACGTTAGCTCATGTAATGTACGTTTAGTGAAAGATGAGATTGATGCCATAGATTCTGACAGAAGAACTATTTTAATGTGTGTCCATTTACATATATACGACGATATCATTAATAGTATTCATtatttaatagtagtagtagtagtagtagtagtagtagctaGTATCAGTGTTGCACAAACTTAGGTTGCAATGAAAACGCTAGTAACGTAAGTTTGTTTTAGAAACGCACAGGTAACTTTAGTTACAGACGGCGTCTGGTGTCCAAAAATCTTAAATTCAATGATGTAGCAATAGAACACAAAACAATCTTACATACCATTACATCGTCTCTGCATTCCCAATTTAAATGACCAGGGTTTTCAGTTACCGGgaggtttatttaatttaatgaaaccaGATATTTACATCGGAGAGCACATTGTTCTGGTGAAGCGGACCGATGTTGTCCTAGCAACGGAGATACGACTTCCTTCGCGTGTACGGAGACTTGGAGGGACCAAACTTGATCAAAGTTCCTTTAGTCTGTGACTTGATCCACATTGAAAACgtcttaaaatttaaaattactctaatttattttgataaaatcgATGTTAAACAATTAGCGTCATAAATATGTTGTATGTTATGTTAGGAATTGCACTGCGACAGTGGAATGAGATTAATAACATCGAATGTACGAACTGAATGTAGCCAAATGGCATTATACATTATTTAACATGAAACATTTCGGCGTTTACATAAAgcaattgcatatatatatatatatatatatatatatatatatatatatatatatatatatatatatatatatatatatatatatatatatatatgtatgtatgtatgtatgtatgtatgtatgtatgtatgtatgtatgtatgtatgtatatatatatatatatatatatatatatatatatatatatatatatatatatatatatatatcaagttaGAATCAATGGAAAtagattattcttattcttcttaggctgatgatacatggGGCAACTTTCAACTTTCTGAGCAATTTTGCCGGGCAAATTTTCTTGAGCAATGTTTCTTGGGCACTTTTTAGCAttaagaaatggtaagaaatttCTATATGGATACTTTAAATCTGTAAGCCCTGGGTCTCACCGGATTGCCCTTTGATGGCAACATTTAGCCCAAAGTTACtcggcaacattgctcaaaaagttgccctgtgtatcatcagcctttTTGTGTAATTTCTATGTGGCTATATCTATACCAgctatctttatttttgtatattgtttacttttacttttgtATATTGGACGTTTTCACGTACAGCATGTAATTTTTAGTTTCAATGCCCTCTAGTGTTCAATGTTGGATCGATATGCCCGGGGAAATGAGAGACGAAAAGCCTGACCAAGTACTTTTTGTTCTTGAAGATTGTttgtagattacttgtggattatttttatatttataataatcacTTTAAGACCCCCTCCTAATTGTTTGATTTACTTTATACAGTCAATTAgaattttattaactttattaaattaaaattttaatttaataaaaagttcagtatacattaatgtattaattcatttattaaacacaaTATAACTACGTTTCTAAAGCAagaacaaattgcttaaataatGTGCTCTTTAAAAATCAGCAATCCATTCATTGCCTGAATGCATTCGTCAGTTTTATTGAGTGACAAAATGACAGAAGACAGCTTAAGGCAAGAATGAAGGGTAAGAATGACACCGGCCCAGCCAGAATAGATAAAACATTGTTTAAGCAATGTGAGTCATGAAAGATGTAAAGGGACAGCTTTTGATGAAGA
The nucleotide sequence above comes from Carassius gibelio isolate Cgi1373 ecotype wild population from Czech Republic chromosome B3, carGib1.2-hapl.c, whole genome shotgun sequence. Encoded proteins:
- the si:ch211-198p11.6 gene encoding uncharacterized protein si:ch211-198p11.6 — translated: MAVPVWALSLPLPAIIMISVGLYMIFLAMMLWFHHCLKAKCDPQCSDCCAGFSPCEYCLVCAQSCDCRAPSLRSCLDYSCPSPNCAMWDCACTCQPPECDSINCFCFEIKFK